A stretch of the Phycisphaerales bacterium genome encodes the following:
- a CDS encoding DUF115 domain-containing protein: protein MPPPTINDTLAANLACLGDRNADIAKAIAQSPPCEHLVFDESKQGDLTATRQGHLLASQHHPVKEGTQFVEDVDLAEHAAFVICGFGLGYHVQALAKRLGRKGLIIVFENDLSLLRDVFSRIDHSQWLKDSLVLFANNAKDRGELGRLLHGADGILGQGVNFIEHPSSRAHLGTDTLHFTSMMTQYIGTVRTTLMTTMVKSVDTTRNLLGNIACYANANSIEDLADVANGTLGIVVSAGPSLRKNIELLQNKEVRSRLVITAVQTALKPLLTAGIRPDFVTALDYHEISRRFYEDLPAEDLEDVTLIIDPKVHPGVAEAYPGPITSLKSNFLEAILQEDAPGHRSLPASATVAHLAFLVTKFLGCNPIAMIGQDLGFTDGLYYAPGTAIHDVWAPELNTFNTIEMMEWERIARHRQHLSQIPSIDGGSLYTDGQMLAYLHQFERLFEDAERQGITVIDATEGGALKQHTTIKPLQQVLDEHANLDHPPRPKPTPVLQPIDNAKIVDRLKSLSVDLITIRDTADSTHTLVEQMLNDQDDSARMKVHFSQLNKLRKTIETQKHAFDLLSHLNQLGAMQRMRADRKISLMEQSSPLQCQRAQLLRDQANVALLREAAQTLWTFIQNTIACIKSDLPYTDNACPAMQTNNTEDTDHTSVAALIPIIDQADLDQAINGQPVLQLTLERLGRSSELDKIIVISNPGLPIHETISTQNIDVPVVVEHVTTPMQIDAGTKSARVFANWCWRGGLGGNTIYDELLHVDAMSMTLKKHALHAGVLVNYSWPLVDVSKTSGIDAVVNRFRSNATENPLVFTQAPPGLGNALITTHLLDQYANRTGVGIGSLLAYRPAAPRHDPITSAANVQIDHRLRRPLLRASYDTARGKALIEHALSQPIDIDDPLQVVTALTEADQMVVHCQPQHVILELTTRRATQIPHDPDTSALQLQPDLTLALAERIFAQLESPADTQLTLDGRGDPLLFEDLEAVIAMAVAAGVGGIHICTDLLDPPGASKRLLAADVDVISINLNANTKVGYRKAMGVDRFEEVLANIDELLSGQTSVGRWPTPWVVPRIRRDSFTVDHIDAFYDTWMTRCGAAIIDPTPTQVKDTARVLLTTTPPPSVLTHRAKREMTILCDGSAYKRDAAGQLHCLGSILTDSLAWLHQLNSIKTDSKQTVW, encoded by the coding sequence GTGCCCCCGCCTACGATCAATGACACGCTCGCTGCCAACCTTGCTTGTCTTGGTGACCGGAATGCCGACATCGCCAAGGCTATTGCACAGTCGCCTCCTTGTGAACACCTCGTCTTTGATGAATCTAAACAAGGCGATTTAACGGCCACGCGACAGGGACACCTTCTTGCCAGTCAACATCATCCAGTCAAGGAAGGGACCCAGTTCGTTGAAGATGTTGATTTAGCGGAACACGCCGCCTTCGTCATATGTGGTTTTGGATTGGGATACCATGTCCAAGCGCTCGCAAAACGACTTGGTCGAAAAGGTCTCATTATTGTATTTGAAAATGACCTTTCACTCTTGAGGGATGTCTTCTCTCGAATTGATCATTCTCAATGGCTTAAAGATTCACTCGTACTATTTGCCAACAATGCAAAAGATCGCGGCGAACTAGGCCGCCTTTTACATGGTGCTGATGGCATACTCGGACAAGGCGTGAATTTTATTGAGCACCCCTCAAGTCGTGCCCATCTTGGCACTGACACACTCCACTTCACTTCGATGATGACACAATATATTGGCACTGTTCGAACCACCCTTATGACCACGATGGTTAAAAGTGTTGATACAACCAGAAACCTACTTGGCAACATTGCTTGTTATGCCAATGCAAACAGTATCGAAGATCTTGCTGATGTAGCCAACGGAACCCTGGGCATTGTCGTATCTGCTGGCCCCAGCCTTCGCAAAAATATTGAGCTCTTACAAAACAAAGAGGTGCGCAGCCGTTTGGTCATCACAGCAGTCCAAACAGCGCTCAAGCCGTTACTCACTGCTGGTATCCGACCTGATTTTGTCACTGCACTGGATTACCATGAAATCTCCCGTCGGTTTTACGAAGATCTGCCTGCAGAGGACCTCGAGGATGTCACGCTCATCATTGATCCAAAAGTGCATCCCGGTGTAGCCGAGGCTTATCCAGGTCCAATCACATCACTCAAGAGCAACTTCCTTGAAGCAATCCTTCAAGAAGACGCACCAGGGCACCGCTCTTTGCCAGCAAGTGCGACGGTTGCACATCTGGCTTTTCTTGTAACCAAGTTTCTTGGATGTAATCCAATTGCGATGATTGGGCAGGATTTGGGATTTACGGATGGGCTCTACTACGCACCCGGTACTGCGATACATGATGTGTGGGCACCTGAGCTCAACACGTTCAACACCATTGAAATGATGGAGTGGGAGCGAATTGCCCGTCATCGCCAACACCTCAGCCAGATACCAAGTATCGATGGAGGCTCGCTTTACACAGATGGCCAAATGCTGGCCTACTTACATCAATTTGAACGGCTTTTCGAGGATGCAGAGCGCCAAGGCATTACCGTTATTGATGCAACTGAAGGTGGTGCACTCAAACAACACACAACCATCAAGCCACTGCAACAGGTTTTAGATGAACACGCCAATCTCGATCATCCACCACGACCAAAGCCAACGCCTGTATTGCAGCCCATTGACAACGCCAAAATAGTTGACCGACTCAAGTCACTCAGCGTCGATCTTATAACAATACGAGATACCGCAGATTCAACTCACACACTCGTTGAACAAATGCTTAACGATCAAGATGACTCCGCGCGTATGAAAGTGCATTTCTCACAACTCAACAAACTTCGCAAGACAATTGAGACACAAAAGCATGCTTTCGATCTACTCAGCCACCTTAATCAGTTAGGTGCGATGCAGCGCATGCGCGCAGATCGAAAAATTTCGCTTATGGAACAAAGCTCGCCATTACAATGCCAGCGAGCTCAGCTACTACGAGACCAGGCTAACGTCGCGTTGCTTCGTGAAGCTGCCCAGACACTCTGGACATTTATACAAAATACAATCGCTTGTATTAAGAGTGATCTGCCCTATACAGACAATGCTTGCCCAGCCATGCAGACCAACAATACCGAGGACACTGACCACACTTCTGTGGCAGCGCTAATACCAATCATAGATCAGGCAGATCTTGACCAGGCGATTAACGGCCAACCCGTACTTCAATTGACACTGGAACGCTTGGGACGTTCAAGCGAGCTTGATAAAATTATTGTGATCTCTAATCCCGGCTTGCCTATTCATGAAACCATTTCAACTCAGAACATTGACGTTCCAGTTGTGGTTGAACATGTCACAACCCCAATGCAAATCGATGCGGGCACTAAGTCAGCTCGTGTCTTTGCCAACTGGTGCTGGCGAGGCGGGCTTGGTGGAAATACCATCTACGACGAACTATTGCATGTCGATGCGATGTCCATGACACTGAAGAAACATGCTCTTCATGCTGGCGTTTTGGTGAATTACAGTTGGCCACTTGTAGACGTATCAAAGACATCTGGGATTGATGCTGTCGTGAACCGCTTTCGATCCAATGCTACAGAAAATCCTTTGGTCTTTACACAAGCACCTCCTGGCCTTGGGAATGCGCTTATCACAACTCATTTGTTAGACCAATATGCCAATCGTACGGGGGTTGGAATTGGCTCACTATTAGCGTATCGGCCAGCTGCTCCTCGACATGATCCAATTACTTCAGCAGCAAACGTACAAATAGATCACCGTCTCAGGCGCCCATTGCTTCGCGCTAGTTATGACACGGCACGAGGCAAAGCACTTATTGAACATGCACTATCACAACCGATCGATATTGATGATCCACTTCAAGTCGTAACAGCACTCACTGAGGCAGATCAGATGGTCGTTCACTGTCAGCCACAGCATGTCATTCTTGAGCTCACGACGCGCCGAGCTACTCAGATTCCGCATGATCCTGATACTTCTGCACTTCAACTCCAGCCAGATCTCACACTGGCTCTCGCTGAGCGGATTTTTGCTCAATTGGAGTCACCAGCTGATACTCAACTGACACTTGATGGGCGGGGCGACCCTCTCTTATTCGAAGATCTTGAAGCAGTCATTGCCATGGCTGTTGCGGCCGGTGTTGGTGGCATTCATATATGCACTGATCTACTCGATCCACCAGGCGCATCCAAGCGGCTACTCGCAGCTGATGTCGATGTCATTTCTATCAATCTCAATGCCAACACAAAAGTTGGTTACCGGAAAGCAATGGGTGTTGATCGTTTTGAAGAAGTGCTCGCCAATATTGATGAGCTTCTTTCTGGCCAAACATCGGTGGGACGGTGGCCAACACCTTGGGTCGTACCACGAATACGCCGCGATTCGTTCACTGTAGATCACATTGACGCTTTTTACGATACATGGATGACCCGATGTGGTGCCGCAATCATCGATCCAACCCCAACTCAGGTGAAAGATACTGCTCGAGTTCTTCTCACAACAACCCCCCCGCCATCCGTTCTCACTCATCGCGCTAAGCGAGAGATGACCATTCTCTGCGATGGGAGTGCTTATAAACGCGATGCAGCTGGCCAACTGCACTGCCTCGGATCAATTTTGACGGACTCACTGGCTTGGCTGCACCAACTGAATTCCATCAAGACTGATTCTAAACAGACCGTGTGGTAA
- a CDS encoding acylneuraminate cytidylyltransferase family protein has product MDEKDSEILAVIIGRSGSKGVASKNTRLVAGLPMITHTIVDAQQARHIDRVIVSTDGPDIASAARDMGIEVITRPADLATDVATVADTVRHAVQASGQMSQIIVILYANVPVRPDDLIDRAVHTLINSGADSVQSYSDVGKHHPWWMVQLDSEGRVQVESTKPIDRRQDLPPRFLPDGGVIVVTRHSLMTPKNDHPHAFLGNDRRGIISPPSSVLDVDNEIDLAVAEALLARKPHKDTTEALS; this is encoded by the coding sequence ATGGATGAGAAAGATAGTGAGATTCTGGCAGTCATCATCGGGCGATCTGGCAGTAAGGGTGTTGCTTCTAAAAACACTCGCCTTGTCGCCGGCCTCCCCATGATTACACATACCATTGTCGATGCCCAACAAGCGCGACATATTGATCGCGTTATTGTCTCTACGGATGGCCCAGACATTGCAAGTGCTGCCAGAGATATGGGGATTGAAGTTATCACTCGACCCGCTGACCTCGCCACTGATGTGGCGACCGTCGCTGATACTGTTCGGCATGCCGTACAAGCCTCTGGACAAATGAGCCAGATCATCGTCATTTTGTACGCTAATGTGCCAGTGCGTCCAGATGATCTTATAGATCGAGCGGTGCACACACTCATTAACAGCGGCGCCGATTCAGTGCAGTCATACTCCGATGTTGGCAAGCATCATCCTTGGTGGATGGTTCAGCTAGACAGCGAAGGGCGCGTACAGGTCGAGTCCACAAAACCAATTGATAGACGACAAGACCTTCCACCACGTTTTCTACCTGATGGTGGTGTCATCGTTGTTACCAGACACAGCCTAATGACCCCAAAAAACGATCATCCGCATGCCTTTCTTGGGAATGATCGCCGTGGCATTATCTCACCACCTTCTTCGGTCTTAGATGTCGATAATGAAATTGATCTCGCTGTTGCAGAGGCGCTCCTTGCTCGCAAGCCACACAAAGACACTACTGAGGCGCTCTCGTGA
- a CDS encoding N-acetylneuraminate synthase family protein, protein MKIADRTIDRDSKPYIIAEIGVNHDGCLEVAQTLIEKAALAGADAVKFQIFDAQTLLSSAAGLTEGQIQSGEQNAQEMLQRLSLSFSDLDKAIQTAHDLNVHAIASVFSMQLVDLSAQQNWDAFKIASPDLINHPLITSLTLTGRPLFVSTGASTMKEVQAAAKLIDMHPYIFMHCVSAYPTPDEQAHLGGIIALAEYNDQAIGYSDHTTSVDTGGLAIAAGASVLEKHLTHDRLADGPDHAMSLDSSALQTYVSLAHRAYDMLGNRIKEPGTVELEVRSLTRQSLTSTRSLLQGTILQADDVTLKRPGTGLPPSALNQTIGRQLAVDLKADVPIQASDLA, encoded by the coding sequence GTGAAAATAGCTGATCGCACTATTGATCGTGACAGCAAGCCTTACATCATTGCTGAAATAGGCGTCAATCATGATGGCTGTTTGGAAGTTGCCCAAACACTCATAGAGAAAGCCGCACTTGCTGGCGCAGATGCCGTTAAGTTCCAAATCTTCGATGCTCAAACATTACTTTCATCAGCCGCGGGGTTAACAGAGGGGCAGATTCAAAGTGGAGAGCAAAATGCTCAAGAGATGTTACAACGACTCTCGCTTTCTTTTTCTGATCTTGATAAGGCAATTCAAACCGCACATGATCTCAACGTACATGCCATTGCCTCAGTTTTTTCAATGCAACTCGTTGATCTTTCTGCGCAACAAAATTGGGATGCCTTCAAGATTGCATCACCAGATCTCATCAACCACCCGCTGATCACTTCACTGACTCTCACCGGACGTCCTTTGTTTGTCAGCACTGGCGCATCAACGATGAAAGAGGTCCAAGCAGCTGCAAAGTTGATTGATATGCATCCTTACATTTTCATGCACTGCGTGAGCGCCTATCCCACACCTGACGAGCAAGCGCACTTGGGCGGCATCATCGCACTCGCTGAATACAATGATCAAGCCATTGGATATTCTGACCACACCACCAGCGTTGATACTGGTGGGTTAGCAATTGCGGCTGGCGCCTCAGTTCTCGAAAAGCACTTGACGCACGACCGACTCGCTGATGGACCAGATCATGCGATGAGCCTCGATTCATCCGCGTTACAAACGTACGTCTCTTTAGCACACAGAGCATATGACATGCTCGGCAATCGCATTAAAGAACCAGGGACTGTTGAGCTGGAGGTTCGCTCCCTTACTCGGCAATCATTAACATCAACCAGATCACTTTTGCAAGGAACCATCCTTCAAGCCGATGATGTCACACTCAAGCGGCCAGGAACTGGATTGCCACCTTCGGCGCTCAATCAAACAATTGGACGCCAACTCGCTGTCGATCTAAAGGCAGATGTCCCTATACAGGCGAGCGATCTCGCATGA
- the neuC gene encoding UDP-N-acetylglucosamine 2-epimerase: MSTKRSIVVVTGSRADFALLRPVMHAIKDHQDLSLHVFVVGSHLLGSKPTLKEVEACFDVEQTIEMQKPGPANRFRDAEALGRGITQLARAFHHSCPEVVVVLGDRIEAFAAASSAAIAGIRVAHLHGGDRAEGVADESMRHAISKLAHIHLTATKKSAQRLQAMGEDTDRIHVIGSPAIDDLQHFPALSDDDFERIGAPELIFLYHPTGQPDSTERARAASILQTAMRHGRVLALEPNYDAGRDGVMQAATDSDCRLIAHLPRHEFVGLLKRARCLIGNSSAGLIECAALGVSCINVGQRQSGRERSTNVIDLPEADDAMMDAALHSVKQGPTNNPEHPFGAGEAGKQAASILASFDLIKHAVTKRNTY; encoded by the coding sequence ATGAGTACAAAACGATCGATTGTAGTGGTGACAGGCAGTCGAGCTGACTTTGCATTACTTCGTCCAGTCATGCATGCCATCAAAGATCACCAAGACTTATCGCTGCATGTCTTTGTTGTTGGTTCCCATTTGCTTGGGTCAAAACCAACGCTCAAAGAAGTTGAGGCCTGCTTCGATGTAGAACAGACCATCGAGATGCAAAAACCTGGTCCTGCGAACCGATTTCGAGATGCGGAAGCACTCGGCCGCGGCATCACCCAACTTGCCCGCGCCTTCCATCATTCATGCCCAGAGGTCGTCGTGGTGCTTGGCGATCGAATCGAAGCATTCGCAGCTGCCAGCAGTGCGGCCATCGCTGGCATTCGAGTCGCACACCTGCATGGTGGCGACCGTGCTGAGGGCGTTGCAGATGAGTCGATGCGTCATGCCATTTCAAAACTCGCTCATATTCACCTGACCGCTACCAAAAAATCTGCTCAGCGATTACAAGCCATGGGTGAAGATACAGATCGTATTCATGTGATTGGCTCACCGGCTATTGATGATCTACAGCATTTTCCCGCACTTAGTGATGATGACTTTGAACGGATAGGTGCACCAGAATTAATTTTTCTTTATCACCCAACGGGCCAGCCAGATTCGACTGAACGTGCCCGCGCCGCCTCAATACTCCAGACTGCAATGCGACATGGGCGAGTTTTGGCACTAGAGCCAAATTATGATGCCGGCCGTGATGGTGTCATGCAGGCTGCAACAGATTCGGACTGTCGGCTCATTGCCCATCTGCCTCGCCACGAATTCGTAGGGCTACTCAAGCGTGCACGTTGTCTCATCGGAAACTCGAGCGCCGGACTCATTGAATGCGCGGCCCTGGGTGTTTCCTGCATTAACGTAGGCCAACGTCAAAGTGGCCGAGAACGATCAACGAATGTAATCGATCTACCGGAAGCCGATGACGCAATGATGGATGCAGCCTTGCATTCTGTGAAGCAGGGTCCAACAAACAACCCAGAGCACCCTTTCGGGGCTGGCGAGGCTGGTAAACAGGCGGCTTCCATCTTGGCTTCATTTGATCTCATTAAGCACGCAGTCACAAAACGAAACACCTATTGA
- a CDS encoding LON peptidase substrate-binding domain-containing protein, translating to MIELKQLHKSVVARGNNRSIILIVTKSININFSQGFPVFPLPGTILLPHAIQHLHVSEPAHCDLIDSCFETDGQLAIACFSPDPISMYAETPNIRPAVCIGQIIQHQTTDEGTRDVLLHGICRAQINTLMEPSANRTFCTADLSPLEEIDSFPSPMSDVRDRLRELLTRHGLSQLKSTQAIVDWFDKEEVTTHALLELIGFSMIRDLEVRYELLAEASPKRRANLISTELLHLDQLIAGALNQPWKQWPKGISWN from the coding sequence ATGATTGAATTGAAACAATTGCATAAATCAGTGGTTGCCAGGGGCAATAACCGGTCTATTATTCTGATAGTGACTAAGTCCATCAACATTAATTTCTCGCAGGGCTTCCCCGTGTTCCCACTCCCGGGCACGATTTTGCTGCCACATGCGATACAGCATTTGCATGTATCAGAACCCGCCCACTGTGACCTGATTGATTCCTGTTTCGAAACTGATGGGCAACTTGCTATCGCGTGTTTTTCGCCCGATCCCATTTCGATGTATGCAGAGACACCCAACATTCGACCAGCAGTCTGTATTGGGCAGATTATTCAACATCAAACAACAGACGAGGGAACGAGAGATGTTTTGCTTCATGGCATATGTCGCGCTCAGATCAATACCTTAATGGAGCCTAGTGCAAACCGTACCTTCTGCACTGCCGACCTTTCACCACTCGAAGAAATTGACAGCTTCCCCTCTCCGATGAGCGACGTGCGAGATCGGCTTCGCGAACTCCTCACAAGACATGGCCTGAGCCAACTAAAAAGTACGCAAGCTATTGTCGATTGGTTTGATAAAGAAGAGGTTACAACGCATGCGTTGCTTGAGCTGATTGGTTTTTCAATGATTCGTGACTTGGAAGTGCGATACGAGCTACTCGCAGAGGCCTCTCCGAAGCGCCGCGCCAATTTGATTTCAACAGAACTGTTACATCTCGATCAGCTCATCGCCGGCGCCCTTAATCAGCCATGGAAACAGTGGCCTAAGGGAATTTCCTGGAACTAA
- a CDS encoding peptidoglycan recognition family protein, whose product MPHADQPKGLSDPSTGNEHFPGFQPGTSRRAFVALLGLATLAGCAKSKPLAQAVPSPDWALNKPRPAQPAKSNLASGRVNGMINRGHWAKGNPVPGLMNNMTPPRYVTIHHDGMDAFHASDSASAQSRLETIRRAHRGRGWGDIGYHFAIDPAGRVWSCRPLSYQGAHVKNHNPGNIGIVVLGNYDLQQVNSAQRARLSQFLGEILRNYRMSMVQVRTHQEWAATRCPGTSLQACMSSMRS is encoded by the coding sequence ATGCCACATGCAGATCAGCCAAAGGGTCTTTCGGATCCATCGACGGGAAATGAGCATTTTCCAGGATTCCAACCAGGGACCTCTCGACGCGCATTCGTGGCACTTCTTGGCTTGGCGACACTTGCTGGCTGCGCAAAGAGTAAACCACTGGCTCAAGCAGTACCTTCGCCAGACTGGGCATTAAATAAACCACGCCCGGCGCAGCCTGCCAAATCCAATCTGGCAAGTGGCCGTGTTAATGGCATGATCAATCGTGGGCATTGGGCCAAAGGGAATCCGGTCCCGGGTCTTATGAATAACATGACGCCTCCAAGGTATGTGACCATTCATCATGATGGCATGGATGCATTTCATGCCTCCGATTCGGCCAGTGCACAAAGTAGACTAGAGACCATTCGGCGTGCCCACCGAGGCCGTGGCTGGGGTGATATTGGATATCACTTTGCCATTGATCCCGCTGGTCGTGTTTGGTCTTGTCGCCCACTTTCTTATCAGGGCGCGCATGTGAAGAACCACAATCCTGGGAATATTGGAATTGTTGTTTTAGGTAACTATGACTTACAGCAGGTTAACTCAGCGCAGAGAGCAAGGCTTAGCCAGTTCTTAGGCGAGATATTGAGAAACTATCGAATGTCGATGGTGCAGGTTCGGACACATCAAGAGTGGGCTGCAACACGTTGCCCCGGTACTTCTTTGCAAGCTTGTATGAGTTCGATGCGCAGTTGA